The DNA sequence CCAGCGAATTCAATCCCCAGGTGATCATCGAGGCCAAGATTACAGAAGACGATGGAACCGCACGCGACAAAGTCACCCGGATTCAGCATTTGGCTGAATTAAGCCGTGCGGCGTCCAAGAGAGGTAAACCTGGCTACGAGGTTATTGCTTGTATTGGGGGCAGGGGTTTTGGTGTCCGCCGGGAGGATATGAAAAAAATGTTGTTGGCCACCAACGGTAAAGTATTCACTCTTCGCACCTTGGATCGTCTTGTCGAGTGTACCAAGCTTAAGTCGTTCAAGAGCAAAGTGTGAGGCGCGTAGAGGGGAATCTGATCATTATGGCAACACAAGCGGATATTTCACGGTATCGGGATAATCTTAAGGATGAGCGCAATGCCGTTACGCTTTATGAGCAGTTGGCAAAAGTCGAAATCAATCCGGATCTGGCGAGTCTGTATCGCAAACTTGCGGATGCTGAGCGAAAGCATGCGGACGTCTGGGAACGGCGGCTTGTTGAGGTGGGTGTGACCGTGCCCGACTGGACGATAGATTGGCGGACGCGCGTACTGGGGTGGCTGGCCAGGAAGTTCGGTGTAAAATTTGTGCTTCCCACGATTGCTGGAATTGAACAGGGTGCGGGGGCCAGATATGACAATCAGCCGGAAGTGAATCGCACGGGGATGCCGAACGATGAACGGTCGCATGCCCGTATTTTCAAGATGCTATCCGGTGAGACGAATGGGTTGGCGGGGAGTGCGGTGGCGCGCTTGGAGGGGCGGCACCGC is a window from the bacterium genome containing:
- a CDS encoding demethoxyubiquinone hydroxylase family protein, translating into MATQADISRYRDNLKDERNAVTLYEQLAKVEINPDLASLYRKLADAERKHADVWERRLVEVGVTVPDWTIDWRTRVLGWLARKFGVKFVLPTIAGIEQGAGARYDNQPEVNRTGMPNDERSHARIFKMLSGETNGLAGSAVARLEGRHR